From the genome of Pukyongia salina, one region includes:
- the atpE gene encoding ATP synthase F0 subunit C, which translates to MSSLALIQDVVSYVPFAAIGAGLAAIGAGIGIGRIGGSAMDAIARQPEMQGKIQASAIVLIAFVEAVALFAVVVSLIAK; encoded by the coding sequence ATGAGTAGTTTAGCATTAATTCAAGACGTAGTAAGTTACGTTCCTTTCGCAGCCATTGGTGCTGGTCTTGCAGCTATCGGTGCCGGTATTGGTATTGGTAGAATTGGAGGATCTGCAATGGACGCTATTGCGCGCCAGCCAGAGATGCAGGGAAAAATACAAGCTTCTGCAATTGTACTTATCGCTTTCGTTGAAGCGGTAGCACTTTTCGCGGTGGTAGTATCACTTATTGCAAAGTAA
- a CDS encoding F0F1 ATP synthase subunit B: protein MNLVTPDVGLIFWTFISFAVLFFVLKKFAWKPIVGTVNNREQSIREALASAEAAKKEMENLTADNERILKEARLEREAMLKEAREIKAKMIADAEGDAKAKADKLIANAQAAIENEKKAAIAELKNQVAIMSVDIAEKVVKAELSNKDKQLKLVENMLDEAKLN from the coding sequence ATGAATTTAGTAACTCCTGATGTTGGATTGATTTTTTGGACTTTCATCTCTTTCGCTGTCCTTTTCTTTGTATTGAAAAAGTTCGCATGGAAACCTATCGTGGGAACCGTGAACAACAGAGAGCAGTCCATTCGAGAAGCGTTGGCTTCGGCTGAAGCGGCTAAAAAAGAAATGGAAAACCTAACGGCCGATAACGAGCGAATCCTAAAAGAGGCACGTTTGGAACGTGAAGCCATGCTTAAGGAAGCTCGCGAGATCAAGGCTAAGATGATCGCAGACGCCGAAGGTGATGCCAAGGCAAAAGCCGATAAATTGATCGCTAATGCCCAGGCTGCTATCGAGAATGAAAAGAAAGCCGCCATCGCAGAATTGAAGAACCAGGTAGCTATTATGTCTGTAGACATAGCCGAGAAAGTGGTGAAAGCGGAGCTTTCAAATAAAGACAAGCAGCTTAAACTGGTTGAGAATATGTTGGACGAAGCAAAGCTAAACTAA
- the atpH gene encoding ATP synthase F1 subunit delta: MKGSKAAIRYAKAVLQQAQEDNVAKEVFGDMQDVLNTLRGSKELRSVLQSPVIKASDKKASLLEIFGSSTQNTKSLINTLVENRRIRLLGGVAESYVNLYNQAKGVIVAQVTTSVALSPEIEAQVLSKVKDLTGSSSVSLENTIDESIIGGFILRVGDLQYNASISNNLNKLRREFTVN, from the coding sequence ATGAAGGGAAGCAAAGCAGCCATACGCTACGCGAAAGCAGTTTTACAACAGGCACAGGAAGATAATGTTGCCAAAGAGGTGTTTGGCGATATGCAGGATGTTTTAAACACCTTGCGGGGAAGTAAAGAATTGCGCTCGGTACTTCAGAGTCCCGTGATCAAGGCCTCCGATAAGAAAGCATCCTTGCTGGAGATCTTCGGAAGCAGTACCCAAAACACCAAAAGCCTAATCAACACCTTGGTTGAGAACAGAAGGATAAGATTACTGGGCGGGGTTGCAGAAAGCTATGTGAATTTATACAACCAGGCCAAAGGCGTAATTGTAGCCCAGGTGACCACATCTGTTGCTTTGTCGCCCGAAATAGAGGCCCAGGTGCTTTCGAAAGTAAAAGATTTAACGGGAAGCAGCTCAGTTTCCCTAGAAAATACAATTGACGAATCAATCATTGGAGGATTTATCCTTCGCGTTGGAGACTTGCAGTACAATGCAAGTATCTCAAATAATTTAAACAAACTTAGAAGAGAATTTACAGTAAATTAA